The genomic segment AAAACCTATGACTGGCCCTGCGGCCCTCAACGCGTTGGTACCCCCAACGTTTCCACTACCGATCTTTCTGACATCCACTTTCTTCAACTTCGGTAGAAGATAGCTGAACGGGACCGCACCGCACAGATAACAAACCACCGCCGTTAGAACGTACTCCAAGGTTTCACCTCCGTGGTTTGAATTCAAGAAAGATCGGTGAACCTGTGAAAGGATCTATTCTCTCTCTTATGAGCCTTTGAAACATCCTCTTCGCTTCTTCTTTGATATCCTCTTCTCTGTTCACTGTGATCACGAACTTCGGTGGTTTGATCTTCACTTGCTTGATGGAATAAACTTTTACACTCCCAAGACTCGGTGCGAGTATGGGAAGTTGTACCAACAACCTGTTCAGTTTCGTCTGCTCGGCCTTCCTACAGTAGGAGCTGTAAGCTTCGTCTATCGCGTCGAGAAGCTGTTTCAAACCTTGCCTTTTAATGGCACTAGTGAACACAACTCTGCAAAAACTTGCGAACGGCATTTCCGCTCTGACCATGCGTTCATAATCGGACATCTTCGAATCGACCAGATCGAATTTGTTCACGTCGATCACTAACGCTTTACCGCGATCGAGCGCGAGGCCTGCGATCCTTTTATCTTGACGTGACACACCCTCTACAGCGTCTAAGAGTAATACCACCACGTCTGCAGACTCGATCGTGTCTATGGCGCGTTTGACACTGAAATATTCCAAGCTCTTCTTCTCGATTCTGCTCTTTCGTCTCAAACCTGCCGTGTCTATGAACATGTACTTTTTTCCGTCTATTTCTACCAGTTCGTCCACTGGATCTCTGGTGGTTCCTGGGATCGGGGTGACATTGACGCGATCTTCACCGAGAATTGCGTTGAAGATGGAAGATTTCCCCACATTCGGTTTACCAACGATGGCGATGGAAGGATAGGTCGCATCTTTTTGAATTTGGTCTAGAGGAACATTCATTTGTTTCAAAGTGTCCACGATCTTGTCGAGTAGTTGATCCACATTCAAACCATGTTGAGCGGAGACCATTACGAAATCATCGAAACCTAGTTTGAAAATGTCTGGCAGATTTTCCTGAACGATTTTCATGTTCTCAGTTTTGTTGACGACCAGTATGACCTTTTTTCCCAACTTTCTCAACACCTGGGCCACGTACTCGTCCTCTGAAGTGATGCCACCTCTCGCATCGACGACGAACAACACTAGATCGGCTTCCTCAAAAGCTTTCAACGCTCTTTCCTTCATTGATTGAAGCATCCCATCGTCGGTTTTTTCGTACACACCGCATGTATCGTACAGCAAGAAAGCAGCGTCACCATAGACCACGGTACCTTTGAGGGTGTCTCTGGTGACGCCTTCTTCTTTTTCGGTGATCGCTTTCCTTCTACCTATGAGTCTGTTGAAGAGGGTCGATTTACCCACGTTCGTTTTTCCCGCGATGACCACCTTGGCCATGGTTCATTTCTTCAAAAGATCTCCCAGAGTCTTTTGAGAACCTCCCATCTTCTTTTTGTATTCTTCATAATCTCTCATTTCTTCCAACTTTTTTTGACTCACGAGGATCTTTCTGCGTTCTGGTATCAATCTGAGTACGAGCACTTCTATTTCGGCCCCCTCCTTGAGCTCCTCAGATGCGTGGGTGGATGGCATGAACGCTTCAACTTGGTACTGTTTCAATTCCAACACGTAGCCTGAGTTCAATTTTGCCCTGACTTTCGCCACCACGGCACCGCCTTCCTTGACGCTCTCGACGAT from the Pseudothermotoga sp. genome contains:
- the der gene encoding ribosome biogenesis GTPase Der; translation: MAKVVIAGKTNVGKSTLFNRLIGRRKAITEKEEGVTRDTLKGTVVYGDAAFLLYDTCGVYEKTDDGMLQSMKERALKAFEEADLVLFVVDARGGITSEDEYVAQVLRKLGKKVILVVNKTENMKIVQENLPDIFKLGFDDFVMVSAQHGLNVDQLLDKIVDTLKQMNVPLDQIQKDATYPSIAIVGKPNVGKSSIFNAILGEDRVNVTPIPGTTRDPVDELVEIDGKKYMFIDTAGLRRKSRIEKKSLEYFSVKRAIDTIESADVVVLLLDAVEGVSRQDKRIAGLALDRGKALVIDVNKFDLVDSKMSDYERMVRAEMPFASFCRVVFTSAIKRQGLKQLLDAIDEAYSSYCRKAEQTKLNRLLVQLPILAPSLGSVKVYSIKQVKIKPPKFVITVNREEDIKEEAKRMFQRLIRERIDPFTGSPIFLEFKPRR